A single Vicia villosa cultivar HV-30 ecotype Madison, WI unplaced genomic scaffold, Vvil1.0 ctg.000217F_1_1_2_unsc, whole genome shotgun sequence DNA region contains:
- the LOC131625424 gene encoding alpha-galactosidase-like, producing MDNTIYELIRNTNVIALNQDRVGFQGKKVKNNNYLDVWKKPPSNNKVAVVLGNRSSSNAIVVISWTNISLDLGTKVDARDLWEHSTQSLVLGEIYPELDSNACKILLQSHKT from the exons ATGGATAATACCATATATGAATTGATAAGAAACACTAATGTTATTGCATTAAACCAAG ATAGAGTTGGATTTCAAGGAAAGAAAGTGAAAAACAACAATTATTTAG ATGTGTGGAAAAAACCTCCTAGTAATAACAAAGTAGCAGTGGTCTTAGGGAATAGAAGTTCATCAAACGCAATTGTGGTTATATCCTGGACAAACATAAGCCTAGACCTAGGAACTAAAGTTGATGCTAGGGACTTATGGGA GCACTCAACACAATCATTGGTGTTAGGAGAAATCTATCCAGAGTTAGATTCAAATGCTTGTAAGATACTCCTTCAGTCCCACAAAACATGA